The Pectobacterium parmentieri genome segment GTGCAAGTACATTTCGAGTTTGGGGAATGTGCGATGCAGCATCGGAATAATTTGCGGCAACAGATAAGGCCCCACAGTAGGGATCAGGCCAATATGCAACGGCCCCGACATACTTTCCCCTTGCTGGCTCGCCATCTCTTTTAATACCTTAACCTCACGTAACACCGTGCGTGCCTGCTCGACCAACAGCAACCCAGCTTGCGTAAACAAGACCTTGCGACTGGTCCGCTCCAACAGCATCACGCCTAACTCATCTTCCAGCTTGCGAATCTGTCCACTGAGCGTGGGTTGACTGACATGGCAAGAATCTGCGGCACGCCGAAAGTGACGATGTTCTGCCAACGCGACAAGATACTCTAAATCCCGAATGTTCATTATAATTCTCCTTATCATGATAGCTAACAGCGATAGATAGGATACCAACGAACGATATTCCCTATCAACATCCAAAATGAATAATATATCCCTAAAAGCGTGCCTGCTTATTGCAACCTCCGTCACGCTATAACGAGCAGGCTAATGTATTCAAGTGATTTGACGATGACAGCATTTTGTGTTCTTCGGTCAAACAAAGAAGCATGGTGGAGTCTGAGGAATACGGCACGCAGGCCAATCGATGAACAACGTGAAATAACGACAGAGGAAACAGGGGAGAATGGTTAGCAAGAGCTTGCTAAGAGTAGTCAAAGAGGTAATAGAAAAATTATTCAGTCCGTTACAGTAGAAACATACGAATAGGAATCTCATCCCTGAGACTCCTCCTTTTTCAGGCTCCCACAAGCGGTAGATTTAGGTATTCCAATTCCTGCACCTACCGCAACGGCGTGACAGCCTTCTTTCTTCCTGAAATCTTGCCCGTTACCTTAGCATGCGACTTCAGGGCGAACACCCAGCGTATGGCAAATGGCGTAGCTCAACTCTGCACGGTTTAACGTATAGAAGTGGAAATCTTTTACCCCTTCGCGGCTTAGGATTTTCACCATGTCCATCGCGATAGAGGCGCCGACCATTTTGCGAGTTTCCGGGTCGTTATCCAGACCATCAAACACGCTTGTCATCCAGTTCGGCACGCGCACGTTGGTCATCGTGGCAAATTTTTGCAACTGCTTGAAGTTTGATACCGGCAAGATGCCCGGTACGATTTCTACGTCGATACCCGTTGCCACGCAACGGTCACGGAACCGCAGATAGCTTTCTACGTCGAAAAAGAACTGTGTGATCGCACGATTCGCACCCGCATCAATTTTGTGTTTCAGGTTAATCAGGTCAGCTTGCGCACTTTTGGCTTCAGGATGCACTTCAGGATAGGCAGCAACCGAAATATCGAAATCGCCAACCTCCTTCAGCAGGGAAACCAGATCCGCCGCATACATTTCCGGTTTGCCGCCTTCTGGGGGCAAATCGCCGCGCAGCGCGACAATATGGCGGATACCGCTCTGCCAGTAGTCCTGAGCGATTTCTCGCAGTTGTTCACGCGAAGCGTCAATACAGGTCAGGTGCGGTGCAGCTTCCAAACCGGTACGCTCTTTAATGGTTTTGATAATGCTGTGAGTGCGGTCACGCTCGCCAGAATTCGCCCCGTAGGTCACAGAAACAAACTTGGGCTTCAGGCTGCTCAGTCGATCAATCGAGTTCCACAGGGTTTCTTCCATATCGCTGGTACGTGGCGGGAAAAACTCGAATGACACATTAATTCTTCCCTGCAATTCCGCCAGACTTTGATTCAGCGCTTCCCGCTGGTTTGCGTGAAAAAAGCTCATACCTGCTACCCCGTTGACCGTGACTGTTATTATCATTCGCTACACGTCTATACGTTTAGACGTCTATATAGAAAATGACGGAATCCGCTTAAAGAGTCAACGCTTTTCAGCATGGCAGGAGGTGATGATTACTCAGGGTAAATGAAAAAAATTCATGATGGATCCGGAGTGGTGACTTTTATACGCGAACCCAGAGGCAGAGGTATCGTGGGTTTTGCCGTTATCTGTCGTAACGGGTATAAAACGAATCCTGATTTTTGATATTTCAGAGAGGTATTGCGGTTGACCATCTCCCTAATGCGCGGAGACGGTCAACGATGATGTGACGATTACAGCAGATTTTACGATTACAACAACTGCGCTAAACGGCTTAGGTCAGATTGAAGCGCCCCCGCAGTGACATCGCGCCCCGCACCCGGCCCACGGATAACCAGCGGATTATCTCGATACCAGCGGCTTTCAATCGCAAACACGTTGTCACCCGGCAATAGCGAGGCCAGAGGATGCTCGGGACGAACGGCTTCAACGCCAACTCGTGCTTTACCGTTGCTATCGAAGCGTGCGACATGACGCAGAACCAAGCCCATTTCCTGTGCAGCTTCCAGACGTTGCAGCATCTGTTCGTTCAGCGAATCACCGTTCTCGAAGAAATAATCGACAGACCCCTCTTCACAGCCCGGCGGTACCAGCGACTCAACCCGAACCTGGCTAGGTTCAATATCATACCCCGCCTCACGCGCCAGAATCACCAGCTTGCGCATGACGTCTTGACCGGAAAGGTCAACGCGCGGATCCGGCTCCGTTAACCCCTGCTGGCACGCTTGATCAACCAGTTCGGTGAACGGCACGGTGCCATCAAACTGCAAAAACAGCCAGGAGAGCGTGCCGGAAAAAATCCCGCTAATCGACAGAATACTGTCACCACTTTCCCGCAAATCGCGCACGGCAAAGTTGACCGGTAAACCTGCGCCGACGGTCGCGTTATACAACCAGTGGCGATCCGTCTTGGCAAACGCATCACGGATCTGGCGATAATTATTGCCGCCGGATGCCCCCGCTAGTTTGTTGGCGCTGATGACGTGGAAACCGTAGCTGGCAAAATCCAGATA includes the following:
- the metF gene encoding methylenetetrahydrofolate reductase: MSFFHANQREALNQSLAELQGRINVSFEFFPPRTSDMEETLWNSIDRLSSLKPKFVSVTYGANSGERDRTHSIIKTIKERTGLEAAPHLTCIDASREQLREIAQDYWQSGIRHIVALRGDLPPEGGKPEMYAADLVSLLKEVGDFDISVAAYPEVHPEAKSAQADLINLKHKIDAGANRAITQFFFDVESYLRFRDRCVATGIDVEIVPGILPVSNFKQLQKFATMTNVRVPNWMTSVFDGLDNDPETRKMVGASIAMDMVKILSREGVKDFHFYTLNRAELSYAICHTLGVRPEVAC